From Daphnia magna isolate NIES linkage group LG2, ASM2063170v1.1, whole genome shotgun sequence:
caaatttggcttaaaatacatgatttagattcagaattgaatgaaaatcacggaaatcaggtttatttttctattggtcttatagtttttcatttacatgttaaaaaccataaatgaagttggtgcgctaacagaactgttttcgttaattttttaaacggctagtctaaagagaaaaccaatgactaaatcgaaatcagcgttcaatttcgatcatgacgtctgatttttggagaatttcaagagatgtcgtttttggccgattttgacaaaagtggaaaggctatacccttcccactttttcatttttggccaaatttcaaatttggcttaaaatacatgatttagattcagaattgaatgaaaatcacggaaatcaggtttatttttctattggtcttatagtttttcatttacatgttaaaaaccataaatgaagttggtgcgctaacagaactgttttcgttaattttttaaacggctagtctaaagagaaaaccaatgactaaatcgaaatcagcgttcaatttcgatcatgacgtctgatttttggagaatttcaagagatgtcgtttttggccgattttgacaaaagtggaaaggctatacccttcccactttttcatttttggccaaatttcaaatttgcttaaaatacatgatttagattcagaattgaatgaaaatcacggaaatcaggtttatttttctattggtcttatagtttttcatttacatgttaaaaaccataaatgaagttggtgcgctaacagaactgttttcgttaattttttaaacggctagtctaaagagaaaaccaatgactaaatcgaaatcagcgttcaatttcgatcatgtcgtctgatttttggagaatttcaagagatgtcgtttttggccgattttgacaaaagtggaaaggcgggatgaaggcgttgatgatcagcgcacgcctcatgggacatgtatacggagtctgttttgccggaagagcaaacggtttccgagatattatggcgaattggcgaccagacagtaccctatcgggaacttcctgaacggagtgagggcccctagtataAAGTTGGGGTGGTAACAGTACCCGAACGGAGTAAGGCTCCCTAGTTCTATACGTGTGGTGCCCTAATTGTCTGAATGTACTACACTAGATGGCGTCATTGGAACCGGTCTTCTATTTCCACTATGTTTTCCGCTATTTACAGAAATACAGTTACACAGTACGCAAGTATGCAAAATACCAGAGCCGGCTTATGCAACTCTGCAAGTCGAGATTCAGATTTGTCTGCTAGATTTCCCAAATACATATTGTGTTAGTTGTGTTATTAGTGTTCATCAAAGTATAATAGCATCTATAAAATTGTTTAAGGAATTTTATAAACTATTTAAAAACCCAGACCCAGAATAACCTGATTACCATGCAACGTGCTTgctcttttttgttcttccgAAGATTACCTTTCCCTTTTCAGTATCAAATAGGATCTTTTCAGCCGTTGTTACGTTATGAAGGAATATGTGCCCCAAAGTCACATTTACACTTACCTTGTTGTCGATATGCTGCTGATTCAGATAAAGGAATTCTACAACGGTTTAAAAGATATATTGGGTTAGGCAAATTGTCAAAAAGTGTAAGACTACCAATACAGTTAGttgatttcttcttcatacatCTTGGCTCTCCCCCATTTTATAGATATCACGGTCTGTTGGTTATAAGCTGTATGAGTCTCTGGAAGAGCATGTCAATCATGATGTTTTCTTTAAACGTGAgtataaaattgaaaatttctttaaatgCTTTGAAGCTGCAAAACTAATCTCAACATTTGTAGAATTGAAAATGGAAGATACTTTCCATTCCTGGTTTATAGTTAGAAGCCTACATGTATGGATGTTAATGGTTAGACTCATGAATGAAGGAGACAATGGAAGACTCGTGCGAAATGCCCTTGTAGAAGCTATGTGGGAGGACGTTGAATTCAAAAGCAAAAAGATTGGAGTAAAACATCCTATAGATTTGGTTTACATTCCCCTTTCAAATGTTTTGTGATGTTTTTATAGGAGACAGCTGCAAGTGTGCGAAGAAAACAGGTTCAAATTCTGGTAGATGAATTTCAAGCAAGCTTGTTTGCTTATGATGAAGGCCTCTTAAGTAATGATCAAGTACTGGCCGGTGCAATTTGGCGAAATTTAATGCTCCAGCGAGATTTCGATCCACGCCATCTGGACATCTTAGTCGATTACGTAAGAGAAAATATCGCCATTCTGGACAGAACCAAATATGAAGACATATTTGACAATCGTAGAGTCAACTGGGCAAAAATTCGTCTgtagcaaaaaaataaagtaataataataaccatTGTTCACATTTCGCTTACGCTGTATTATTGCACTAAATTACATATGGCTGCATTTTTTAATCTGAATTTTTATTACCAAtttagtttaatttttaattttggtttttcaaaCCATATGCACTGTAAAGTTTTTCTAAAATGGATTGCTTTATAGATGGTTCTGCAAATGAATTTTTCATTGCATTGATATTCTGTAAGTAGAAAGTGAATATTTACTGTAATACTTGGTGATCCAATTTCGCGATAACTAACCGTTTCTTGTAATTGGGCTATGGTTAATCCCCATTTTGCACATAATGCGTACTCATCACTTAAATTGGTATTTGTCACTGTAGGATCATCAGTGCTTATGGAAAAAGAAGCTCCATCTTGCGCAAAACGCATAATGGGATGCGTTTTTGTTCCACATATTGACACGCTCCCCGTCAACATACTGGAAGTTGGGCAGCATTCGAAATGAACGCCTTTATTAAGGCAATGATTGTAGATTGAATCGTCTTCCAAAACACGATAACCATGACCAATTCTTTCAGCTTTCAGCACAGTTAAAGCCTAAAGCTACTATTGAACAAAATCGTCAAGTGATAGTTTTAGACGGCTATTACCTTCCAGACCATTTGGGCTGGTCCTGCTTCACCAGCATGAACCGTTCGGTGTATACCAAGCTCAGCTGCTTTCTCGAATACGGCAATGTCTTCGGCGTCCAGCATTCGCAGCTCTATGGGGGAAAAAGTATGGAAGTAGTTAGCACAACACGCTATTCGCCAGTAATCAATAAGTTCACCAGATTCTTCCCCTGGAATCGGTTTTTCGCCGGCTTCATCGCCAGCTATATCGATTCCTACAACACCTTGATCTTTGAATTGGATACAGAGATCAAGAATCTCTTTGGACCACTCAGGTTTTCCACGAATACAGCACAGGATTGTTCTGGCTATAGTTCCAAATTGTCTTTCACCGTCTTGGAAACCCTTGTTAACAGCTTCTACTACTTCTTTGGTAGAAATTtgtttgccatttttttcatgGTTTCCAGTGTTTTGACTTAGAAAATTTGCTTCTGTAAAGCTATCTGGCATGAGAAGGAATGGGCAGTATCTGGCCTCTACATAGATAACTCCCTGTTCAGCTGCACTTTCACAAAATTCATAACTCATTCTTTCAATGGCTTCCAAATCTCCTCTTTAAATAGAATTTAATTGAAATATGATATAAAATCTATAAGCTATATTTTCTAAAAACCAAACACAATCTTACATGACTGCTGGCAGAAAAATACCAAATCCTCGAAGGAAAGTCATTAAACTGTCTGGCTCTTTCACAATAATGGAGTCAAGAAACGCTTCATAAGAACCATTTCCTGGCAAATGTAAATTCTTTTTCCTGGtgtttaatttgaaaaatcaacACTTGTTACTTGAAGTATTATACATGCATGTTTGTTATGATTGCTTCCATACTTCAATAATTCCCAAGCAGTTGTGTGCTTCAGAGCACCATCTAAATGGACATGTAATTCAAcctaaagaaaacaattattgTGTGAACACTGTAAAGGAAACAtttagatttaatttacaacCTTGGGTGTGACAAGCATTTTTATGCTTCTCTTCTTCTTACGATCATACAGAAGTGAAATGAGATCTTACATAGACGGAGTAATCACTGTTTCTGACGAGACGCAGTATCGCTACACGAGATATTTACCAGATAACTAACACATCCCGACACCCGATATGTTTCTGAATCTGAAGCAACAACAGATGGTTTTTCACTGAGCAAAACGAGTGGTTGCAAAACAATTGTTGTGTAGATGTTGAAAAACATTGCCGCTAGGCGTAAAGACTGCAGACGACAGCAGCACCGTTTTACATTACAAGCTCAGCTGTCAAAATAATTCCGTTTTCGTCTATTATTAACAGTTTGCCACTAACTACCGAGAAAAATATTTACAGTATTTACGTTTGATACAACACAATGCCCGTTTCTTACGTCGTAAATCGTATCAAAGGGTTGATCTTGATCATCCTTAATATGTTCAAACGTGTCATGTGCATTTTTAATAAGCGTAGACGTAAACCCAGTGGCGATGTCATCATGGAAAGTGTTATTACCGAAAGTAGTTCAGATAGAAGTCGGGAGAAAATGATCCCATGGAATAGTTGGGACGAAAACAAACCGGTAACGGTGGAAGATCATATAGAACAATACAGAAAGTCACTTACCAAGTTACGTTCAGCAAGTGAAGAAATTGCTCACGAACCTGATTTCTTCAATGTGAGTTTATATTGATTCAGTAATTccaacaaactaaaaaaaaatcttcttaTTTCAGGACATGACACCTGAAATTAATACATCAAATAGTCTTAAACTTAATTTCCGTCCTGTAACTAAtctgcagcagcagcaaaaagTGACATTTGACATTCAAGAAAACTTTGACAGCCTGCTATTATCTCCCCCAGGACTTGGTGATATTCTTGATGAGGATGAAGACCCAAGTTCAACTGGTTGGGATGCAGATTCTGAAGACATTAATGCTGTGCTGAAACAGCAAAAGatggaagaaagaagaaaaagatcaCTTAGATCAGGAGAATAGTTTCCTGCattaacaaaatatttgacaatggtttttgaataaatgTTAACAATATTTAATG
This genomic window contains:
- the LOC116917127 gene encoding receptor-binding cancer antigen expressed on SiSo cells, translated to MPVSYVVNRIKGLILIILNMFKRVMCIFNKRRRKPSGDVIMESVITESSSDRSREKMIPWNSWDENKPVTVEDHIEQYRKSLTKLRSASEEIAHEPDFFNDMTPEINTSNSLKLNFRPVTNLQQQQKVTFDIQENFDSLLLSPPGLGDILDEDEDPSSTGWDADSEDINAVLKQQKMEERRKRSLRSGE
- the LOC116917124 gene encoding adenosine deaminase yields the protein MLVTPKVELHVHLDGALKHTTAWELLKKKNLHLPGNGSYEAFLDSIIVKEPDSLMTFLRGFGIFLPAVIGDLEAIERMSYEFCESAAEQGVIYVEARYCPFLLMPDSFTEANFLSQNTGNHEKNGKQISTKEVVEAVNKGFQDGERQFGTIARTILCCIRGKPEWSKEILDLCIQFKDQGVVGIDIAGDEAGEKPIPGEESGELIDYWRIACCANYFHTFSPIELRMLDAEDIAVFEKAAELGIHRTVHAGEAGPAQMVWKALTVLKAERIGHGYRVLEDDSIYNHCLNKGVHFECCPTSSMLTGSVSICGTKTHPIMRFAQDGASFSISTDDPTVTNTNLSDEYALCAKWGLTIAQLQETNINAMKNSFAEPSIKQSILEKLYSAYGLKNQN
- the LOC116917126 gene encoding ubiquinol-cytochrome-c reductase complex assembly factor 1, with product MQRACSFLFFRRLPFPFQYQIGSFQPLLRYEGICAPKSHLHLPCCRYAADSDKGILQRFKRYIGLGKLSKSISRSVGYKLYESLEEHVNHDVFFKQLKMEDTFHSWFIVRSLHVWMLMVRLMNEGDNGRLVRNALVEAMWEDVEFKSKKIGETAASVRRKQVQILVDEFQASLFAYDEGLLSNDQVLAGAIWRNLMLQRDFDPRHLDILVDYVRENIAILDRTKYEDIFDNRRVNWAKIRL